The following proteins come from a genomic window of Metarhizium brunneum chromosome 2, complete sequence:
- the ADE1_0 gene encoding Bifunctional purine biosynthetic protein ADE1, giving the protein MATSNLKILLVGKGAREHSLAWKLSQSPSVQHIYVVPGNGGTQDLPNVSNVSHISQDDFPGLVCFARDQHIGLVVAGPDDAVVNGIAGYFEDTGIPCFSPSKAAAEIEGSKAYSKALMEQYDIPTAKYKTFRQYEDARAYLQSIDCSRVVLKVDGLAAGKGVVLPANEAEALDALRLMMVESKFGSSGQSVVIEEFLDGDEISVLTFVDGSGAFKSLPPGQDHKRIFDGNKGPNTGGMGVYAPLSFLTAQDLETIDREIIRPTLEALQAEGRPFSGMLFTGIMMTRDGPKVLEYNARFGDPETQTMMMLLAPECDLATILIACCTNKLQDVAIPVRPGFACNVVVAAGGYPESYRKGDVITVEGCASGVEIFHAGTEKSTDGQLLTAGGRVLCAASYGSTLEEAVSLAYRGVQAVQFKDKTYRTDIASRELRGYKVTFVTFVLSNVERERRGAKEPQMHIGLEFDNHGKGAKLPLLEDADKIVVASFFVLLTQRPFPERRPEAFTTSLPPGWVSRLASNCQLMFTDL; this is encoded by the exons ATGGCAACCTCAAACCTCAAAATCCTTCTCGTTGGCAAAGGAGCTCGCGAGCATAGCTTGGCTTGGAAACTGTCTCAAAGCCCATCTGTGCAACACATCTACGTTGTCCCTGGGAACGGCGGCACTCAAGATCTTCCCAATGTCTCGAATGTTTCTCATATCAGTCAAGATGATTTCCCGGGACTCGTTTGTTTTGCCAGAGACCAGCACATTGGCCTCGTTGTAGCTGGACCCGACGATGCTGTTGTTAACGGCATAGCTGGATATTTTGAAGACA CTGGTATCCCTTGCTTTTCTCCCTCCAAGGCGGCAGCAGAAATAGAAGGGTCCAAAGCATACTCCAAGGCCTTGATGGAACAATACGATATTCCAACCGCAAAGTATAAAACCTTTCGTCAATATGAAGATGCAAGAGCCTATTTGCAATCTATTGACTGCTCTCGTGTTGTATTGAAGGTCGATGGTCTGGCTGCCGGAAAGGGTGTGGTGCTGCCTGCCAATGAGGCGGAAGCACTTGACGCATTGCGTCTGATGATGGTTGAGTCTAAATTTGGCTCCTCGGGGCAATCCGTTGTCATAGAAGAATTTCTAGATGGCGACGAAATCAGTGTCCTCACTTTTGTGGATGGCAGCGGAGCTTTCAAATCCCTTCCACCAGGGCAGGACCATAAGCGTATATTTGATGGAAATAAGGGTCCTAACACTGGGGGCATGGGAGTTTATGCGCCTCTGAGTTTCTTAACCGCCCAAGATCTCGAGACAATCGACCGGGAAATCATCAGGCCTACGCTTGAGGCTCTCCAAGCCGAAG GCCGACCTTTTTCTGGCATGCTCTTCACTGGCATAATGATGACAAGAGATGGACCCAAGGTTTTGGAATACAATGCTAGGTTTGGAGACCCCGAGACGCAGACAatgatgatgctgcttgCTCCAGAATGTGACCTTGCCACGATCCTCATTGCCTGTTGCACAAACAAGCTTCAAGATGTAGCTATCCCCGTACGTCCCGGATTCGCTTGCAATGTGGTTGTTGCAGCCGGGGGCTACCCCGAGTCCTACCGCAAAGGTGATGTCATCACGGTCGAGGGCTGTGCATCAG GTGTGGAGATTTTCCACGCTGGAACGGAGAAATCGACAGATGGGCAACTTTTAACGGCTGGTGGCAGAGTCCTCTGTGCGGCGTCGTATGGGTCAACTCTAGAAGAAGCAGTCTCTCTCGCTTATAGAGGCGTACAAGCTGTGCAGTTCAAGGATAAAACGTACAGAACGGACATTGCTTCACG GGAGCTCCGTGGATACAAGGTGACGTTTGTGACGTTTGTCCTGTCAAACGTGGAACGGGAGAGGAGGGGCGCGAAAGAGCCACAAATGCACATTGGACTTGAGTTCGATAATCATGGGAAGGGGGCCAAACTCCCGCTCTTGGAAGATGCGGATAAAATCGTGGTTGCCTCCTTCTTTGTCTTACTCACCCAGCGGCCTTTCCCAGAAAGGAGACCAGAGGCCTTCACAACCAGTCTGCCTCCCGGTTGGGTCTCCCGGTTGGCATCGAATTGCCAGTTGATGTTCACTGACTTGTGA
- the lcdH gene encoding L-carnitine dehydrogenase yields MSIRTVGVVGTGVIGSSWIGLFLARGLQVIVSDPASGAEQKLAAYLQAIWPTMQKSGLAPNAALTNYRFVGAQFKHHFANVDFVQENAPERIELKTDILGEIDAATRPDVVIASSSSGIPSSRFISKCAVNAGRVLIGHPFNPPHLMPLVEVVPHAETAAASTETAMNFYKSLGRKPVLIRQEIPGFAANRLQAAVCNEAYSLVSRGVLSAQDLDTCVTSSLGPRWAVTGPLLSNAMGGGGGTDGFKHFLEHLGPATRSWMDDMQAHAFQWTPEGLATLRESVAKELQGKDTKELERKRDQCLVEVLRVKGDM; encoded by the exons ATGTCCATCCGGACAGTGGGCGTGGTTGGCACCGGGGTAATCGGCTCCTCTTGGATAGGCCTGTTTCTAGCCCGCGGCCTCCAAGTCATTGTTTCCGATCCTGCATCAGGCGCGGAGCAAAAGCTCGCAGCCTACCTCCAAGCCATCTGGCCGACCATGCAAAAGTCGGGCCTGGCACCGAATGCCGCATTGACCAATTACCGCTTCGTGGGTGCACAATTCAAGCATCATTTTGCCAATGTCGACTTTGTCCAAGAG AATGCGCCCGAACGCATCGAGTTGAAAACCGATATCCTTGGCGAGATAGACGCCGCGACTCGCCCAGACGTTGTCATtgcgtcgtcttcgtccggCATACCTAGTTCCCGGTTTATATCGAAATGTGCCGTCAACGCAGGGCGCGTGCTCATAGGACATCCCTTCAATCCTCCTCATTTAATGCCGCTCGTCGAGGTAGTCCCCCACGCTgagacggcggcagcgagcACGGAAACAGCCATGAACTTCTACAAGTCGCTGGGTCGAAAGCCCGTGCTTATTCGCCAGGAGATACCTGGCTTCGCGGCCAACCGTCTCCAGGCAGCGGTCTGCAATGAAGCATATAGCCTTGTGAGCCGCGGTGTTTTATCAGCACAGGATCTAG ATACGTGTGTTACCAGTAGCCTTGGGCCGCGTTGGGCTGTTACCGGCCCGTTGCTGTCAAACGCCATGGGGGGCGGAGGCGGCACCGACGGCTTCAAGCATTTCCTGGAGCATTTGGGGCCTGCCACCAGGAGTTGGATGGACGATATGCAGGCTCATGCGTTTCAGTGGACTCCCGAGGGTCTCGCGACGCTGCGGGAGAGTGTTGCTAAAGAATTGCAGGGCAAGGATACCAAGGAGCTGGAACGAAAAAGGGACCAGTGTCTTGTGGAAGTCCTCCGGGTCAAGGGTGACATGTAG
- the LAM1_0 gene encoding 3-hydroxyacyl-CoA dehydrogenase-like protein LAM1 has protein sequence MGFQLPSTVGRVVAVLGGGVLGRRIACSWAASGYDVVIRDPSPEQRAAAVQYCNTSMSDYSDSAKRGTVQALDDLEKAVEKAWLVVEAVPEKLDLKISTFADLEKLTTQDALLASNSSSYKSREMVGHLQRETRRRVLNMHYYMPPGNRIVELMTDGETDETIFPFLVDKLKETGMHPYVAHKESTGLIFNRMWAAIKREALSILAEGVATPQELDGLWLEMWSGSQTGPVAMMDQIGLDTVAFIEQHYVAERKLSDQPLKFLQKFLDEGRLGAKSAKGGLLPPQQATGPAHHFGDSGNILDPTLYVLDIGLSASNPLDAPNAGRIMVGSPDGRPFRTLVSNQHMPDGIDISTSAKKLFWTSMGNPSQPDGAVFSSNLDGSHVKEIVPRGSVHTPKQLTIDHKNSKIYFGDREGLKIWRCNFDGFGLETLIQNGDWRNDEEKADQMRWCVGVAVSPSTGKFYWTQKGPSKGNKGRIFRANIDFLPGEGAGNRTDIEVMFQNLPEPIDLDIDEAANVLYWSDRGELPTGNSINSARLDAARPVQGNATSVPGRDYTLLSRDLHEAIAVKLDLKKGHVYATDLGGSMYRLDADGGHKTRIYDGVGALSGLALAYF, from the coding sequence ATGGGCTTCCAACTACCTTCAACCGTCGgccgcgtcgtcgccgtACTCGGTGGCGGCGTTTTGGGTCGACGAATAGCCTGTAGCTGGGCGGCCAGCGGCTACGACGTCGTCATCCGCGATCCCAGCCCGGAGCAGAGGGCCGCAGCGGTGCAGTACTGCAACACCAGCATGTCGGACTACTCAGATTCGGCCAAGCGCGGCACCGTGCAGGCCCTGGACGACCTGGAAAAGGCTGTCGAGAAGGCATGGCTGGTTGTCGAAGCGGTCCCCGAGAAACTGGACCTGAAAATATCCACCTTTGCCGACCTAGAAAAGCTCACGACGCAAGACGCCCTCCTTGCCTCCAACTCGTCCTCGTACAAGTCTCGAGAAATGGTTGGGCATCTCCAAAGAGAGACGAGGCGGCGCGTTCTGAACATGCACTACTATATGCCGCCGGGAAACCGCATCGTCGAGTTGATGACGGACGGCGAGACTGACGAGACCATCTTCCCCTTCCTAGTGGACAAGCTTAAAGAAACCGGTATGCATCCTTACGTGGCGCACAAGGAGTCCACTGGTCTCATTTTCAACCGCATGTGGGCTGCTATCAAGCGCGAGGCCCTGAGTATCCTCGCCGAGGGTGTGGCAACACCGCAAGAGCTGGATGGCCTCTGGCTCGAGATGTGGTCTGGAAGTCAGACCGGGccggtggccatgatggaccAGATCGGCTTGGACACTGTCGCCTTTATCGAGCAGCATTATGTTGCGGAACGTAAGTTGTCCGACCAGCCTCTCAAGTTCCTGCAAAAGTTCCTCGACGAGGGACGACTGGGAGCCAAGTCTGCCAAGGGCGggcttcttcctccccaGCAGGCGACTGGGCCAGCACACCACTTCGGCGACAGCGGCAACATCCTCGATCCTACCCTCTATGTCCTCGATATTGGCCTCTCTGCTTCCAACCCTCTTGATGCCCCGAACGCAGGCCGCATCATGGTTGGCTCGCCGGACGGGAGGCCCTTTCGGACTCTGGTGTCAAACCAGCACATGCCTGACGGTATTGACATCTCAacctcggccaagaagctcttCTGGACCAGCATGGGGAATCCGTCTCAACCAGACGGCGCAGTTTTCAGCTCCAACCTCGACGGGAGTCATGTCAAGGAGATTGTTCCGCGCGGCTCGGTCCACACCCCGAAGCAGCTCACCATCGACCACAAGAACTCCAAAATCTATTTCGGAGATCGGGAGGGTCTCAAGATTTGGCGGTGCAACTTTGATGGCTTCGGCCTGGAAACGCTCATCCAGAACGGAGACTGGCGGAACGACGAAGAAAAGGCCGACCAGATGAGGTGGTGTGTTGGCGTGGCCGTGTCGCCATCAACGGGTAAATTCTACTGGACTCAAAAGGGCCCTTCAAAGGGGAACAAGGGGCGGATATTCCGGGCCAATATCGATTTCCTGCCGGGAGAAGGAGCCGGCAACCGGACGGACATCGAGGTCATGTTCCAAAACTTGCCGGAGCCCATCGACCTGGACAttgacgaggccgccaaCGTGCTCTACTGGAGCGACAGGGGCGAGCTTCCCACGGGGAATAGCATCAACTCGGCAAGGCTCGACGCGGCCAGGCCTGTCCAGGGCAATGCCACGAGCGTGCCGGGCAGGGACTACACGCTCCTTTCTCGCGATTTGCACGAGGCCATCGCGGTCAAGCTGGACTTGAAAAAGGGGCACGTGTACGCGACCGACCTCGGCGGCAGCATGTACAGGCTCGACGCGGACGGTGGACACAAGACCCGGATCTACGACGGCGTCGGAGCTCTTTCCGGCCTGGCGCTTGCGTACTTTTAG